The following coding sequences lie in one Psychrobacter arenosus genomic window:
- the rpoB gene encoding DNA-directed RNA polymerase subunit beta: MAYSYTEKKRIRKSFSQLPNVMEIPYLLAIQVDSYQQFLQEHKKPKSRENTGLQAAFSSIFPIESHSGNAELQFVEYYLGTPEFDERECILRGSTFAAPLRVKIRLVIKDKDSKDKDSKAAIKDIREQSVYMGEMPLMTNNGTFIINGTERVIVSQLHRSPGVFFDHDKGKSHSSGKVLYNARIIPYRGSWLDFEFDAKDLVFARIDRRRKLLATIILRALGLSTSEILDVFFDKVAVYKGEEQFEIDLVADRLRGEMAQFDIVSPEGDVLVEQGKRINARRIRQIEEAGMTKLAVPDEYLYERILGEDIIVDDEVIARANTLVDHELLVKLNEHDIKEFTILFTNDIDQGTYIADTLRADSTSSREEALIEIYKVMRPGEPPTVETAEKLFDSMFFNADRYDLSNVGRMKFNRRLGLPFEDTDNPDVQRERSVLTNQDIINVLKELIEIRNGRGEVDDIDHLGNRRIRSVGEMAENQFRVGLVRVERAVKERLSSAESDNLSPQDLINSKPVAAAVKEFFGSSQLSQFMDQNNPLSEITHKRRVSALGPGGLTRERAGFEVRDVHDTHYGRVCPIETPEGPNIGLINSLAVFAKTNSFGFLETPYRSVVDGKVTDDIEYLSAIEEVGTVIAQADSPMNEQGELTDEMVSVRSQGEFVRMPKDKVTHMDVSPSQVVSVAASLIPFLEHDDANRALMGSNMQRQAVPTLRADKPLVGTGMERHVARDSGVCVIANRGGVIEDVDASRIVIRVNEDEMSAGEAGIDIYNLVKYTRSNQNTCINQRIIVNQGDEVAVGDILADGPSTDLGELALGQNMRIAFMPWNGYNFEDSILLSERVVKEDRFTTIHIQELTCVARDTKLGTEEITGDIPNVGEAALSNLDEAGIVYIGAEVDAGDILVGKVTPKGETQLTPEEKLLRAIFGEKAADVKDTSLRVPSSSKGTVIDVQVFTRDGVEKDARARAIEKSQLDSYRKDLKEELRIFEEAARGRIINLLDGQKVSGGAGFKAGSVMASADMQDMNLETLLDIQPVEEDIAERLTQIAEFLTDKQKDIDSKFAEKKRKLSAGDDLQHGVQKIVKVYLAVKRRIQPGDKMAGRHGNKGVVSRIMPVEDMPYDEHGNTVDIILNPLGVPSRMNIGQVLETHLGMAAKGLGEKIDRMIKAQAAVKDLREFLDKIYNRVGGEQVDLDSLSDDDILALASNLRGGVPMGTAVFDGAEETQIKDLLELADLSRTGQQTLYDGRTGQKFDRPVTVGYMYMLKLNHLVDDKMHARSTGSYSLVTQQPLGGKAQFGGQRFGEMEVWALEAYGATYTLQEMLTVKSDDVEGRTRMYKNIVDGEQYMDPGMPESFNVLTKEIKSLGINIELKENN; the protein is encoded by the coding sequence ATGGCATATTCTTATACTGAAAAAAAGCGTATTCGCAAAAGCTTTTCCCAGTTGCCAAATGTGATGGAAATTCCATACCTTTTGGCCATTCAGGTGGACTCGTATCAGCAATTTTTGCAAGAGCATAAAAAGCCGAAGTCGCGTGAAAACACTGGTTTACAAGCCGCTTTTTCGTCTATTTTCCCTATCGAAAGTCACTCAGGTAACGCTGAGCTTCAGTTCGTTGAATATTACTTAGGCACGCCTGAGTTTGACGAGCGTGAATGTATCCTTCGTGGCTCTACTTTTGCTGCGCCTTTGCGCGTGAAGATTCGTTTGGTTATTAAAGACAAAGACAGCAAAGATAAAGACAGTAAAGCCGCTATTAAAGATATCCGTGAGCAAAGCGTCTATATGGGCGAAATGCCGCTAATGACCAATAACGGTACCTTTATCATCAACGGTACTGAGCGTGTTATCGTTTCACAGCTGCACAGATCTCCTGGTGTGTTCTTTGATCACGATAAAGGCAAATCGCACTCAAGCGGTAAAGTCCTTTATAACGCCCGTATTATTCCTTACCGTGGTTCATGGTTAGACTTTGAATTTGATGCGAAAGACTTAGTCTTTGCTCGTATTGACCGTCGCCGTAAGCTATTGGCTACTATCATTCTACGCGCGCTAGGCTTAAGCACCTCTGAAATCTTAGATGTTTTCTTTGATAAAGTGGCGGTTTATAAAGGCGAAGAGCAGTTTGAAATTGATTTGGTTGCCGATCGTCTCCGTGGTGAGATGGCGCAGTTCGATATCGTGTCTCCAGAAGGTGATGTGCTAGTTGAGCAAGGCAAGCGTATTAATGCACGCCGTATCCGTCAAATCGAAGAAGCGGGTATGACCAAACTTGCTGTGCCTGATGAATACCTCTATGAGCGTATTTTAGGTGAAGATATCATCGTTGATGATGAAGTGATTGCCCGTGCTAACACCTTAGTAGACCATGAGTTATTGGTTAAGCTAAACGAGCATGACATTAAAGAATTCACGATTTTGTTCACCAACGATATCGACCAAGGGACTTATATTGCGGACACGCTACGCGCTGACAGCACGTCTAGCCGCGAAGAAGCTTTGATTGAAATCTATAAAGTTATGCGTCCAGGTGAGCCACCAACGGTTGAGACAGCAGAGAAGCTGTTCGACAGCATGTTCTTTAACGCTGACCGTTATGACCTATCTAACGTTGGTCGTATGAAGTTCAACCGTCGTTTGGGTCTGCCTTTTGAAGATACCGACAACCCAGACGTGCAACGTGAGCGCAGTGTCCTGACCAACCAAGACATCATCAACGTCTTAAAAGAGTTGATTGAGATTCGTAATGGTCGCGGCGAAGTCGATGATATCGATCACTTGGGTAACCGCCGTATTCGTTCAGTAGGCGAAATGGCAGAAAACCAATTCCGCGTCGGTCTAGTGCGTGTTGAGCGTGCCGTTAAAGAGCGTCTAAGCTCTGCAGAATCTGACAACTTATCGCCACAAGATTTGATTAACTCTAAGCCAGTAGCGGCTGCGGTTAAAGAATTCTTTGGTTCAAGCCAGTTGTCACAGTTTATGGATCAGAACAACCCGTTGTCTGAGATTACCCATAAACGCCGTGTATCTGCATTAGGCCCAGGTGGTCTAACGCGTGAACGTGCAGGCTTTGAGGTTCGTGACGTACATGACACGCATTATGGTCGTGTCTGCCCGATTGAAACGCCAGAGGGTCCAAACATTGGTCTGATTAACTCATTAGCAGTATTTGCTAAGACCAACAGCTTTGGTTTCCTTGAGACCCCTTATCGCAGCGTAGTAGACGGTAAGGTAACCGACGATATCGAATACCTATCAGCTATCGAAGAAGTGGGTACGGTTATTGCTCAGGCGGACTCGCCAATGAATGAGCAAGGCGAGCTGACTGACGAGATGGTCAGTGTGCGTAGCCAAGGCGAATTCGTGCGTATGCCAAAAGACAAAGTGACGCATATGGATGTGTCGCCAAGTCAGGTTGTTTCTGTGGCCGCTAGCTTGATTCCGTTCCTAGAACACGATGATGCTAACCGTGCCTTGATGGGTTCGAACATGCAGCGTCAGGCCGTCCCAACTTTGCGTGCTGATAAGCCGTTAGTCGGTACCGGTATGGAGCGTCACGTAGCTCGTGACTCGGGTGTTTGTGTTATCGCCAATCGTGGCGGCGTGATCGAAGACGTGGATGCTTCTCGTATTGTTATTCGTGTTAACGAAGACGAAATGAGCGCTGGTGAAGCGGGTATCGATATTTATAACCTAGTTAAATACACCCGTTCGAACCAGAACACTTGTATTAACCAACGTATCATTGTCAACCAAGGTGATGAAGTAGCGGTTGGTGATATCTTGGCTGATGGTCCTTCTACCGATTTAGGTGAGTTGGCGTTAGGTCAGAACATGCGCATCGCCTTTATGCCATGGAACGGTTATAACTTTGAGGATTCAATCTTACTCTCAGAGCGTGTCGTTAAAGAAGACCGTTTCACGACTATCCACATTCAAGAATTAACTTGTGTGGCGCGTGATACCAAATTGGGCACCGAAGAAATCACGGGTGATATTCCAAACGTTGGTGAAGCTGCGTTATCAAATCTTGATGAAGCCGGTATTGTTTACATCGGTGCGGAAGTTGACGCTGGTGACATCCTCGTTGGTAAAGTGACGCCAAAAGGCGAAACCCAATTGACGCCGGAAGAAAAACTATTGCGTGCCATCTTTGGTGAAAAAGCGGCGGATGTGAAAGATACTTCACTTCGCGTGCCTTCATCGAGCAAAGGTACGGTAATCGACGTACAAGTCTTTACTCGTGATGGCGTAGAAAAAGATGCGCGTGCCCGTGCTATCGAAAAGTCGCAGTTGGACAGCTATCGTAAAGATTTAAAAGAAGAGCTGCGTATTTTCGAAGAGGCTGCTCGTGGTCGTATCATCAACTTGCTTGATGGTCAGAAAGTTAGTGGCGGTGCTGGATTTAAAGCCGGTAGCGTAATGGCTTCTGCTGATATGCAAGATATGAATTTAGAGACCTTGCTAGACATCCAGCCGGTTGAAGAAGACATCGCTGAGCGTCTAACGCAAATCGCTGAGTTCTTGACCGACAAGCAAAAAGACATCGATAGCAAGTTTGCTGAGAAGAAACGCAAGCTAAGCGCTGGTGATGACTTGCAGCATGGTGTACAGAAAATCGTTAAGGTTTATCTTGCCGTGAAGCGTCGTATCCAACCAGGCGATAAGATGGCGGGTCGTCACGGTAACAAAGGGGTTGTCTCTCGCATCATGCCAGTAGAAGACATGCCTTATGATGAGCATGGTAATACTGTCGATATCATCTTGAACCCGCTAGGTGTTCCATCGCGTATGAACATCGGTCAGGTGCTAGAAACTCACTTAGGTATGGCAGCAAAAGGCTTGGGTGAGAAAATTGATCGCATGATTAAAGCGCAAGCGGCGGTTAAAGATCTGCGTGAGTTCTTAGACAAGATTTATAACCGAGTGGGCGGCGAGCAAGTCGATTTAGACAGCTTAAGCGATGACGATATCCTAGCGCTAGCCAGTAACTTACGTGGTGGTGTACCAATGGGTACTGCAGTATTTGACGGCGCTGAAGAGACGCAAATCAAAGACTTGCTTGAGCTTGCCGACCTATCAAGAACGGGTCAGCAAACCTTGTATGACGGTCGTACAGGTCAGAAATTTGACCGTCCTGTGACTGTTGGCTACATGTATATGTTGAAATTGAACCACTTGGTCGATGACAAAATGCATGCCCGTTCTACGGGTTCTTACTCGCTAGTGACGCAGCAGCCATTGGGTGGTAAAGCTCAGTTTGGTGGTCAGCGTTTCGGTGAGATGGAAGTCTGGGCACTAGAAGCTTACGGTGCAACGTACACCTTGCAAGAGATGCTAACCGTGAAATCGGATGACGTCGAAGGCCGTACGCGTATGTATAAAAACATCGTCGATGGTGAGCAATACATGGACCCAGGTATGCCTGAATCGTTTAACGTATTGACCAAAGAAATCAAATCACTGGGTATTAATATTGAGCTAAAAGAAAACAACTAA
- a CDS encoding DUF6586 family protein, whose product MAGKTRVAQYQADRTNQKLYFCRLACKAAEEASNKQLYQGQCETAIFHLQGALLAFLQELSHYYGLAIAEPTVASIKATLAQSTQVSPELQRLEQLLDSGFLAEVMRAYNRCQYAPKPDTPEVTVAGQGGGDLIVNVVTLSNQWLPDDATIREWRQQFLTLIEQLRAGMAEY is encoded by the coding sequence ATGGCCGGTAAAACTCGAGTTGCCCAGTATCAAGCAGACCGTACCAATCAAAAGTTATATTTTTGTCGTCTCGCGTGCAAAGCCGCAGAAGAAGCTAGCAATAAGCAACTGTATCAAGGGCAGTGTGAGACCGCTATTTTTCATCTGCAAGGGGCCTTATTGGCTTTTTTGCAGGAGCTTAGCCATTATTACGGTTTAGCTATTGCTGAGCCTACCGTAGCGTCTATTAAAGCCACGCTTGCGCAGAGCACCCAAGTTTCGCCTGAGCTTCAGCGCTTGGAGCAGTTATTAGACAGCGGTTTTTTGGCGGAAGTAATGCGGGCCTATAACCGTTGCCAATATGCGCCAAAGCCAGACACGCCAGAGGTTACTGTAGCAGGACAGGGCGGGGGTGATTTAATTGTGAATGTGGTGACTTTATCGAATCAGTGGTTGCCCGACGATGCCACCATCCGGGAATGGCGCCAACAGTTTTTGACCTTGATTGAGCAATTACGCGCGGGTATGGCAGAGTATTAG
- the rpoC gene encoding DNA-directed RNA polymerase subunit beta', which translates to MKDLLDIMKSPAENNGNREFDSIQISLASPDTIKSWSHGEVKKPETINYRTFKPERDGLFCAKIFGPVKDFECLCGKYKRRKFQGVICEKCGVEVTTAKVRRDRMGHIDLASPVAHIWFLKSLPSRIGLLLDMTLRDIERVLYFESYIVTDPGLTSLEKYQLLDDEDYYKALEEFGDEFTAKMGAEAVQDLLKDIDLDIEIDELREGIPQTGSETKLKKMSKRLKLLESFRDSNNKPEWMVMTILPVLPPDLRPLVPLEGGRFATSDLNDLYRRVINRNNRLKRLLELNAPDIIVRNEKRMLQESVDALLDNGRRGRAITGSNKRPLKSLADMIKGKQGRFRQNLLGKRVDYSGRSVIVVGPTLRLHQCGLPKKMALELFKPFTYSKLLSHGIATTIKAAKKMVEREEPQVWDMLAMVIREHPVMLNRAPTLHRLGLQAFEPVLIEGKAIQLHPLVCTAFNADFDGDQMAVHVPLTLEAQLECRALMMSTNNILSPANGDPIIVPSQDVVLGLYYISRSSINAKGEGMIFATVNEALRAIGSNDLHVNAMIKVRVTESSFDEEGNVTKTTSLKETVAGRLLIWNIMPKGMDFDECNQEMTKKNISKLINSCYRKMGVKDSVMFADQLMYLGFAQATLSGVSIGMEDMVIPPAKKDLIDAADAEVREIEDQFEQGFVTAGERYNKVVDIWSRTNDKVAKAMMDNLATDIVINAKGEEEEQKSFNSIYIMSDSGARGSAAQIRQLAGMRGLMAKPDGSIIETPIKANFREGLTVLQYFISTHGARKGLADTALKTANSGYLTRRLVDVAQDLVITGDDCGTEEGLLMTPHIQGGEIIEKLGDRVLGRVTATDVSYNDDADKVLVPAGTLIDEHWVEVLNNNAIDELWVRSVITCKVAHGVCAQCYGRDLARGHKVNIGESVGVMAAQSIGEPGTQLTMRTFHVGGAASSTSVDNSISARNAGQVRFDNMKTVEHVDGHLVIVSRSAEISIADDLGRERERYKVPYGSSVLVKDDEKVEGGQTIAKWDPHTHPIITEFAGKATFSDITDGMTATVKVDEATGMSSFEILATRDRPTAGKDLRPAIILNTDAGKEVVYFLPAETIIRVSDGQDVTAGSILGRVPQATSGTKDITGGLPRVADLFEARRPKDHAIMAEMTGVVSFGKETKGKNRFIITNEDGEVHEELIPKWRQINVFENETVERGEIISDGPQNPHDILRLKGRTALANYIVNEVQDVYRLQGVKINDKHIEVIIRQMLRKVEITDGGDSNHFKGDQIEYSDAVALNEKLVSEDKFPVQYERQLLGITKASLATESFISAASFQETTRVLTAAAVMGKVDELRGLKENVVVGRLIPAGTGLAYHQNRKDKAEAKLAKLTSNVREVDTDAFNLSDTPEKKDFSRFDEAFAQEFNQDGQSE; encoded by the coding sequence TTGAAAGATTTACTCGATATTATGAAAAGCCCTGCCGAAAACAACGGCAACCGTGAGTTTGACAGCATTCAAATTTCACTAGCATCGCCTGACACTATTAAGTCATGGTCGCATGGTGAAGTGAAAAAACCTGAAACTATTAACTACCGTACTTTTAAACCTGAGCGTGATGGTCTGTTCTGTGCCAAAATTTTTGGTCCAGTCAAAGACTTTGAGTGCTTGTGTGGTAAGTACAAGCGTCGCAAATTCCAAGGCGTTATCTGTGAGAAATGTGGCGTAGAAGTCACTACCGCTAAAGTTCGTCGTGATCGTATGGGTCACATCGATTTGGCCAGCCCAGTCGCGCACATTTGGTTCTTAAAATCATTACCAAGCCGCATCGGTCTATTGCTAGACATGACCTTGCGTGATATTGAGCGTGTTTTATATTTTGAAAGCTATATCGTTACCGATCCTGGCTTAACTAGCCTTGAAAAGTACCAGCTTTTAGACGACGAAGACTACTACAAAGCCCTAGAAGAGTTTGGTGATGAATTCACCGCGAAAATGGGTGCTGAAGCGGTTCAAGACTTGCTAAAAGACATCGATTTAGATATCGAAATTGATGAGTTGCGCGAAGGTATTCCGCAAACTGGCTCAGAGACTAAGCTGAAAAAGATGTCTAAGCGTCTTAAATTGCTAGAGTCTTTCCGCGATTCAAACAATAAGCCTGAGTGGATGGTTATGACCATCTTGCCAGTGCTACCACCTGATTTACGTCCGCTAGTCCCGCTAGAAGGCGGCCGTTTTGCGACGTCTGATCTAAACGATCTTTATCGCCGTGTCATTAACCGTAACAACCGTCTAAAGCGTTTGTTAGAGTTGAACGCTCCGGACATCATCGTGCGTAACGAAAAGCGTATGTTGCAAGAGTCGGTCGATGCGTTATTAGATAACGGTCGCCGTGGTCGTGCTATCACGGGCAGTAACAAGCGTCCGTTGAAATCACTTGCTGATATGATTAAAGGTAAGCAAGGTCGTTTCCGTCAGAACTTGCTAGGTAAGCGTGTGGATTACTCGGGCCGTTCGGTCATCGTAGTTGGTCCTACTCTACGCTTACATCAGTGTGGTCTGCCGAAGAAAATGGCCCTTGAATTGTTCAAGCCATTTACTTACTCAAAACTATTGTCTCATGGTATCGCTACTACGATTAAAGCGGCTAAAAAGATGGTAGAGCGTGAAGAGCCACAAGTGTGGGATATGCTGGCTATGGTCATCCGTGAGCATCCAGTGATGCTTAACCGTGCACCAACGCTACACAGATTGGGTCTACAGGCTTTTGAGCCCGTACTTATTGAAGGTAAAGCTATCCAGCTGCACCCGCTCGTTTGTACCGCCTTCAACGCCGATTTCGATGGTGACCAAATGGCGGTCCACGTGCCATTGACGCTAGAGGCTCAGTTAGAGTGTCGTGCGCTAATGATGTCGACCAACAACATCTTGTCTCCTGCAAACGGTGATCCAATCATCGTACCTTCACAGGACGTTGTACTAGGCTTGTACTACATCAGCCGCTCATCAATCAATGCCAAAGGCGAAGGCATGATTTTCGCTACGGTTAATGAAGCTTTGCGTGCTATCGGCTCAAATGATTTGCATGTTAACGCGATGATTAAAGTGCGTGTGACTGAGTCAAGCTTTGATGAAGAAGGCAATGTCACTAAGACTACTAGCCTAAAAGAAACTGTTGCGGGACGTTTGCTTATCTGGAATATCATGCCAAAAGGTATGGATTTTGATGAGTGTAACCAAGAGATGACTAAGAAAAATATCTCTAAGTTGATTAACTCTTGCTACCGTAAGATGGGCGTTAAAGACAGCGTTATGTTTGCTGACCAATTGATGTACTTAGGTTTCGCGCAAGCGACGCTATCGGGTGTGTCTATCGGTATGGAAGACATGGTCATTCCGCCAGCTAAGAAAGATTTGATTGACGCTGCTGATGCTGAAGTCCGTGAAATCGAAGACCAGTTCGAACAAGGTTTCGTTACTGCGGGTGAGCGTTATAACAAAGTTGTCGATATTTGGTCGCGTACCAACGACAAAGTTGCTAAAGCGATGATGGACAACTTGGCGACCGATATCGTTATCAATGCCAAGGGTGAAGAAGAAGAGCAGAAGTCATTCAACTCTATCTACATCATGTCAGATTCTGGTGCTCGTGGTAGTGCGGCACAGATTCGTCAGTTGGCCGGTATGCGTGGTCTGATGGCTAAGCCAGATGGCTCAATCATCGAGACCCCAATTAAAGCCAACTTCCGCGAAGGCTTGACAGTACTTCAGTACTTCATCTCAACGCATGGTGCGCGTAAAGGTCTAGCCGATACGGCATTGAAAACGGCTAACTCGGGTTACCTAACCCGTCGTTTGGTCGACGTAGCGCAAGATTTAGTTATTACCGGTGATGACTGTGGTACGGAAGAAGGCTTGCTCATGACGCCGCATATCCAAGGTGGTGAAATCATTGAGAAGTTGGGTGATCGTGTTCTAGGTCGTGTTACCGCTACTGACGTTAGCTACAACGATGATGCCGATAAAGTCCTAGTACCAGCCGGTACTTTGATTGATGAGCATTGGGTTGAAGTATTAAACAACAACGCTATCGATGAGCTATGGGTTCGCTCGGTCATTACTTGTAAAGTTGCTCATGGCGTTTGTGCCCAGTGCTATGGTCGTGATTTGGCCCGTGGTCATAAAGTGAACATTGGTGAGTCTGTTGGTGTCATGGCAGCCCAGTCTATCGGTGAGCCAGGTACTCAGTTAACGATGCGTACTTTCCACGTGGGTGGGGCTGCGAGCTCGACTTCAGTGGACAACAGCATCTCAGCACGTAACGCCGGTCAAGTTCGTTTTGACAACATGAAAACGGTTGAGCACGTAGATGGACACTTAGTTATCGTCTCTCGTTCTGCTGAAATTAGCATTGCTGATGATTTAGGTCGTGAGCGTGAGCGCTATAAAGTACCTTACGGTTCTAGCGTCTTGGTTAAAGACGATGAGAAAGTCGAAGGTGGTCAAACTATCGCTAAATGGGATCCGCATACGCATCCAATCATCACTGAATTCGCTGGTAAAGCGACGTTTAGTGATATCACGGATGGTATGACGGCGACTGTAAAAGTCGATGAAGCCACTGGTATGAGCTCGTTTGAGATTCTAGCGACTCGTGACCGTCCAACGGCGGGTAAAGACTTGCGTCCGGCTATCATCTTGAACACAGATGCGGGTAAAGAAGTGGTTTACTTCCTACCAGCTGAGACGATTATCCGTGTCTCTGACGGTCAAGATGTGACTGCAGGTTCTATCCTAGGTCGTGTGCCACAAGCGACTTCAGGTACTAAGGATATCACCGGTGGTCTACCACGCGTAGCCGATCTATTTGAAGCCCGTCGTCCGAAAGACCATGCGATTATGGCTGAGATGACTGGTGTGGTGAGCTTCGGTAAAGAGACCAAAGGTAAAAACCGCTTTATTATTACCAATGAAGACGGCGAAGTGCATGAAGAATTGATTCCAAAATGGCGTCAAATCAACGTCTTTGAAAACGAGACGGTAGAGCGCGGCGAGATCATCTCTGATGGTCCACAAAACCCGCACGATATCCTACGTTTGAAAGGCCGTACTGCACTGGCTAACTATATCGTTAACGAAGTCCAAGACGTTTATCGTTTGCAGGGCGTGAAGATTAATGACAAGCACATCGAAGTCATTATCCGTCAGATGCTACGTAAAGTAGAGATCACCGACGGTGGCGACTCTAACCACTTCAAGGGCGATCAGATCGAGTACTCTGATGCGGTAGCTTTGAATGAGAAGTTGGTCAGCGAAGACAAATTCCCAGTTCAGTACGAGCGTCAATTGCTAGGTATTACTAAAGCTAGCTTGGCGACTGAAAGCTTTATCTCAGCGGCTTCGTTCCAGGAGACCACTCGTGTCCTAACGGCAGCTGCGGTAATGGGTAAAGTCGATGAGCTGCGTGGTCTGAAAGAGAACGTTGTTGTCGGTCGCCTAATCCCAGCGGGTACGGGCCTTGCGTATCATCAAAACCGTAAAGATAAAGCAGAAGCGAAATTGGCTAAACTGACGAGCAATGTCAGAGAAGTGGATACCGATGCTTTCAATCTAAGCGATACGCCTGAGAAGAAAGATTTCTCACGTTTTGATGAAGCTTTCGCGCAAGAGTTTAACCAAGACGGTCAGTCTGAGTAA